The genomic interval TCAACGACGGCGTGGGGTCGACGCACCTCGAGCCGCTCATCGCCGCCGTTCGGGAGCACGGCGCCGATCTCGGCATCGCGCACGACGGCGACGCCGACCGCTGCCTCGCGGTGGACGCCGACGGCGAGATCGTCGACGGCGACCGGATCATGGCCGTGCTGGCGCTCTCCCTCGCCGCACGGGGCAAGCTCGAGCGGAATACGCTCGTGGCGACGGTGATGTCGAACCTCGGGCTGAAGCTCGCGATGGCCGACAACGGCATCGAGGTCGTGGAGACCGGCGTCGGCGACCGCTACGTGCTCGAGGCGATCAACGCCCACGGGTACTCGCTCGGCGGCGAGCAGTCCGGCCACGTCATCATGAGCGAGCACGCGACCACGGGGGACGGGATCCTCACGGGGCTGCATCTCGCGGCGGAGGTGGCGCGCACCGGCAAGACGCTCGCCGAGCTCGCGTCGTGCATGACCGTCTATCCGCAGGTGCTCGTCAACGTGCGCGGCGTCGACCGCGCCGGCGTGCACGGCGACGAGGTGCTGCAGCAGGCCGTCCGCCAGGTCGAGGCCGCGCTCGCGGGCAAGGGCCGGGTACTGCTGCGCCCCTCGGGGACCGAGCCCGTCGTGCGCGTGATGGTCGAGGCCGAGCACGCGTCGCAGGCGCGCAGCTTCGCCGACGACCTCGCCGCGATCGTCCAGGAGCGCCTCGCGATCTGAACTCCGAGCCGGGCCGTCGGACGCCGCGCGCGCCGTCGACGGCGCCGGGTCGGCGCGCGGTCCGCGCCCGGGCGCGGGCCGCCCGGTGCGCACGCGCGGCCCGCGCGCTCCGGAAGCGCCGGCGCGCCCGACTCAGATCTTCCTGAGCAGGACCTTCTGCACCCGGTGGTCCGCCTCCTTGCGGAGCACCGCGGTGGCGCGCGCCCGCGTCGGGCGGATGTTCTCCACGAGGTTCGGCTCGTTGATGTTGTTCCAGAACTCGTCCGCGACCGCGACCGCCGCCTCGTCGTCGAGCGCCGCGAATCGGCGGAAGTGCGAGCTCGGGTTCGCGAACGCGCTCTCGCGCAGCTTCAGGAAGCGGTTGCGGTACCAGGCGCGGATGTCCGCGGTGCGCGCGTCCACGTACACGGAGAAGTCGAAGAGGTCGCTCACCGCGAGCGGATGCTCCATCGACGCCGGCTGCAGCACGTTGAGCCCCTCGACGATGAGGATGTCCGGGCGCCGGACGACGGTCACCTCGTCGGGCACGATGTCGTAGACCAGGTGGCTGTAGTGCGGCGCGCACACCTCGGCGACGCCCGCCTTCACCTGGGTCACGAAGCGCAGCAGGCTGCGACGGTCGTAGGACTCCGGGAAGCCCTTGCGGTGCGCGATGCCGCGTCGTTCGAGCTCCGCGTTCGGATAGAGGAAGCCGTCGGTCGTGATGAGCTCGACGCTCGGCGTCTCGGGCCAGCGGGCGAGGAGATCCCGCAGGATGCGCGCCACGGTCGACTTCCCGACCGCGACGGAGCCCGCGATGCCGATGACGAAGGGGCTCTGCGGCTCGCCGTCGCGGTGCAGGAAGCCGCGCGTGCGCCGGTGCATCTCGCGCACGCCGATCGCGTACTGGTTGATGAGCCGGCTCAGCGGCCGGTACACCTCGGAGACCTCCGCCATGTCGAGCGGCTCCCCGAGCCCGCGGAACGCCGCGAGCTCGGCCTCCGTGAGGGGCAGCGGGGTCTCGTCCGCGAGCCGCGCCCACTCGGCGCGGTCGATCTCGGTGAACGGGGAGGTGAGCTCCGGCCGGAGCAGCGCCTGCGTATCGGTGCTGACGGGGACGGTGCTCGGGGAAT from Leucobacter allii carries:
- the glmM gene encoding phosphoglucosamine mutase, whose product is MGRLFGTDGVRGLAGVDVTAELALSLAHAAALVLGRSARAGSRRATAVIARDPRVSGEFISAAVAAGLASAGVDVHDAGVIPTPAAAYLVADTGADFGVMVSASHNPAADNGIKFFASGGRKLADDIEDEIQAAMERPPIAVTGREVGRIRRFADAEDRYLVHLLGTLEGVRLDGLHVVLDCAHGAAAGISPDVFSDAGARVTVIGNDPDGFNINDGVGSTHLEPLIAAVREHGADLGIAHDGDADRCLAVDADGEIVDGDRIMAVLALSLAARGKLERNTLVATVMSNLGLKLAMADNGIEVVETGVGDRYVLEAINAHGYSLGGEQSGHVIMSEHATTGDGILTGLHLAAEVARTGKTLAELASCMTVYPQVLVNVRGVDRAGVHGDEVLQQAVRQVEAALAGKGRVLLRPSGTEPVVRVMVEAEHASQARSFADDLAAIVQERLAI
- the coaA gene encoding type I pantothenate kinase → MAETSSAAARPDSPSTVPVSTDTQALLRPELTSPFTEIDRAEWARLADETPLPLTEAELAAFRGLGEPLDMAEVSEVYRPLSRLINQYAIGVREMHRRTRGFLHRDGEPQSPFVIGIAGSVAVGKSTVARILRDLLARWPETPSVELITTDGFLYPNAELERRGIAHRKGFPESYDRRSLLRFVTQVKAGVAEVCAPHYSHLVYDIVPDEVTVVRRPDILIVEGLNVLQPASMEHPLAVSDLFDFSVYVDARTADIRAWYRNRFLKLRESAFANPSSHFRRFAALDDEAAVAVADEFWNNINEPNLVENIRPTRARATAVLRKEADHRVQKVLLRKI